Below is a window of Burkholderia cepacia DNA.
CTGCTCGTCGAAAAATACCCGGGCGCGCAACTGCTCGCCGCGCGCTGCAACGTGCTCGACGAAGCCGACGTGAGCGCATTCGCGCAAGCGGTATCCGCGCGTTTCGGCCGCGCCGACATGCTGGTCAACAACGCCGGCCAGGGTCGCGTGTCGACCTTCGCCGACACGACCGACGACGCATGGCGCGAAGAACTCGAATTGAAGTACTTCAGCATCATCCGCCCGACGCGTGCGTTCCTGCCGCTGCTGCGCGACGCGCAGGCGCCGACCATCACGTGCGTGAACTCGCTGCTCGCGCTGCAGCCCGAGCCGCACATGGTCGCGACGTCGTCGGCGCGCGCGGGCGTGCTGAGCCTCGTGAAGTCGCTCGCGACCGAACTGGCGCCGCAGCGCATCCGCGTGAACTCGATCCTGATCGGCATCGTCGAGTCGGGGCAGTGGCGCCGTCGTTACGAAACGCAGGCGCAGCCCGGCGAAAGCTGGGAAGACTGGACGGGCGCGCTCGCCCGCAAGAAGAACATTCCGTTGAACCGCTTCGGCAAGCCTGACGAGGCCGCCTGGGCACTCTTTTATCTCGCAACGCATCTGTCGTCGTATACGACGGGCAGCCATATCGACGTTTCTGGAGGCTTTGCACGCCATGTCTAAAAAAACCACGGTTGGCGAGCTGATTGCCGCCTTTCTCGAGCAGTGCGGCGTGAAAACCGCATTCGGTGTCATCTCGATCCACAACATGCCGATCCTCGACGCGATCAACTCGCGCGGGAACATCCGCTATGTCGGCGCGCGCGGTGAAGCCGGCGCGTTGAACATGGCCGACGGCCTGGCCCGCGTGTCGGGCGGCCTCGGTGTCGCGTTCACGAGCACGGGCACGGCGGCCGGCAACGCGGCCGGCGCGATGGTCGAGGCACTGACGGCCGGCACCGCGCTGCTGCACGTGACGGGGCAGATCGAGACGCCTTACCTCGACCAGGACCTGGCCTACATCCACGAAGCGCCCGACCAGCTGTCGATGCTCGACTCGATCTCGAAGGCCGCGTTCCGCGTGCGTACGGTCGAAACCGTGCTGCCGACGATCCGCGAAGCCGTGCGCATCGCGCAGACGGCGCCGACGGGCCCGGTTTCGGTCGAGATTCCGATCGACATCCAGGCCGCCGAAATCGAATGGCCGGAAGACCTCGCACCGGCGCACATCACGGTGCGCGAGCACGATTCCGCACGCGTCGCGAAGCTCGCCGATGCACTCGCGGCAAAGCGCCGCCCGCTGCTGTGGCTCGGCGGCGGCGCGCGCCATGCACGCGAGGAAGTCGAACGCCTCGTGAAGCTCGGCTTCGGCGTCGTGACGAGCGTGCAGGGCCGTGGCGTGCTGCCCGAGGATCACCCGGCGACGCTCGGCGCGTTCAACGTGCACGCGTCCGTCGAAGCGTTCTACAAGACCTGCGATGCGCTCGTCGTCGTCGGTTCGCGCCTGCGCGGCAACGAGACGCTGAAGTACAAGCTCGCGCTGCCGCAGCCGCTGTTCCGCGTCGATGCCGAGGCACTCGCCGACAACCGTGGCTATCGCAACGAACTGTTCGTGCACGGCGATTCGAAGCGCGTGCTGGCCGAGCTGGCCGACCGCCTCGAAGGCCGCCTGTCGGTCGATCCGCAGTTTGCGGCCGATCTCGCGGCGGCCCGCGAGCAGGCGGTGGCCGACGTGTCGAAGGGCCTCGGGCCGTACAAGCAGCTCGTCGACACGCTGCAGGGCGCCGTCGGCCGCGACTACAACTGGGTGCGTGACGTGACGATCTCGAACAGCACGTGGGGCAACCGCCTGCTGAAGATTTTCGAGCCGCGCTCGGGCGTGCATGCGCTCGGCGGCGGCATCGGCCAGGGCATCCAGATGGGCATCGGCGCGGCGCTCGCGGGCGCCGCGGCGAAGACGGTCTGCCTGGTCGGCGACGGCGGCCTGATGGTCAACGTCGGCGAGCTCGTGACGGCCGTGCAGGAAAACGCGAACGTGATGATCGTGCTGATGAACGACCAGTGCTACGGCGTGATCCGCAACATCCAGGACGCGCACTACGGCGGCCGCCGCTGCTTCGTGCAGCTGCACCAGCCCGATTTCGCGCAGTTCTGCGCGAGCTTCGGCCTCACGCACTACCGGATCACGTCGCTCGACGACGCCGAAGCGATCGTGCGCGAAGGGATGGCGAAGGAAGGGCCGGTGATGGTCGAAGTCGACATGCTGTCGGTCGGCTCGTTCGCATCGCA
It encodes the following:
- a CDS encoding thiamine pyrophosphate-binding protein, with amino-acid sequence MSKKTTVGELIAAFLEQCGVKTAFGVISIHNMPILDAINSRGNIRYVGARGEAGALNMADGLARVSGGLGVAFTSTGTAAGNAAGAMVEALTAGTALLHVTGQIETPYLDQDLAYIHEAPDQLSMLDSISKAAFRVRTVETVLPTIREAVRIAQTAPTGPVSVEIPIDIQAAEIEWPEDLAPAHITVREHDSARVAKLADALAAKRRPLLWLGGGARHAREEVERLVKLGFGVVTSVQGRGVLPEDHPATLGAFNVHASVEAFYKTCDALVVVGSRLRGNETLKYKLALPQPLFRVDAEALADNRGYRNELFVHGDSKRVLAELADRLEGRLSVDPQFAADLAAAREQAVADVSKGLGPYKQLVDTLQGAVGRDYNWVRDVTISNSTWGNRLLKIFEPRSGVHALGGGIGQGIQMGIGAALAGAAAKTVCLVGDGGLMVNVGELVTAVQENANVMIVLMNDQCYGVIRNIQDAHYGGRRCFVQLHQPDFAQFCASFGLTHYRITSLDDAEAIVREGMAKEGPVMVEVDMLSVGSFASQFAGPPVKKEAPTERQYA
- a CDS encoding SDR family oxidoreductase: MIQIDLTGQVAVVTGGSSGIGLATAERFLQAGASVAICGRDDDRLARAQALLVEKYPGAQLLAARCNVLDEADVSAFAQAVSARFGRADMLVNNAGQGRVSTFADTTDDAWREELELKYFSIIRPTRAFLPLLRDAQAPTITCVNSLLALQPEPHMVATSSARAGVLSLVKSLATELAPQRIRVNSILIGIVESGQWRRRYETQAQPGESWEDWTGALARKKNIPLNRFGKPDEAAWALFYLATHLSSYTTGSHIDVSGGFARHV